The DNA region TATCTTCACATGAAGGGATATGAGGTAATTGGAACATCAAGAGTAGCTAAAAAACAAGAATTACCTTATAGATTAGAATACCTAGATTTTCGGCATAAAGAGGCGATAGAAAAGTTAGTAGATAACATCAATCCCATAAGGTCAGCTATAATAAATACAGGGAACCCTTCATGCGAACCATGCAAATTCCTGGATACTAGCTATGAGGACTGGATAGAGGGTGCTCAAATACTCCTAGCTGGCCCTCTCTACTTGATTAAACTTCTTATCCAAAAAACATTGGAACATAATGATAGGATATCCATCATCCTGGTATCTGCAGCATCCGTATTAGAACCGATGCCGTATTTCGCTATAAGCGATACAGTAAGATCAGGATTATCTAGGATAGCAAAAATACTATCGAGAACATATCCTTCCAACATCAGAATCAATATTGTGTTATTAGGTTCATATGACACGCCCGGTGCACGATATAATATAAGTAGAATAGGAGAAGAGAAAGGATTAACAGATAGGGAATTGGCATGGAGAAAACTTGTAATAGAAAGAAACCCTGGCGGAAAAATAGGCACTCCCGATGAACTCGGGATGATAGTTGAATTCCTACTTTTTAACGCCTCATACATTAATGGAACCACAATACTTA from Candidatus Tiamatella incendiivivens includes:
- a CDS encoding SDR family oxidoreductase, yielding MVYNSKILVTASSKGIGRYIATYLHMKGYEVIGTSRVAKKQELPYRLEYLDFRHKEAIEKLVDNINPIRSAIINTGNPSCEPCKFLDTSYEDWIEGAQILLAGPLYLIKLLIQKTLEHNDRISIILVSAASVLEPMPYFAISDTVRSGLSRIAKILSRTYPSNIRINIVLLGSYDTPGARYNISRIGEEKGLTDRELAWRKLVIERNPGGKIGTPDELGMIVEFLLFNASYINGTTILIDGSMTKGVLI